The genomic stretch ATGATCTATAATGTCTCCAAAGTTTGTGATCCTCTAAGGttaattggctcttgtcatgtaaagagaagttgtaaAGGACGTTGAGAAGAGTCATATACAAAAATGAGAATTCAAAAGTGTTGAGAATTGAAagagttgtgatccttggaactttaacttcaaaatgtttactttttggtcaaaccacttgaAACAAACTTGTGTATTTGGACTTTCCTTGAATTCCAAAGAACATTAGTGATCATATGAAATCAAAATAAGTTTTACTTGACTTCCTCTTGATTAAATTGCTCAaagcttgaagttgcttgttgaagaaggcatggaaataaacatatgaacctttgacttttcttgagaagtaagccacaaGACTTTGAGATGCTATTGATTTTGAGGAGTCCTATTTTGTACAACAAACTAAAAGGAAACAAGACAtgtttttgatatttttattagtggtttgataataaataaatcaaataaacacaaaggtaaaacaaggaggtgtttggtgatccctgcaagaagcaaacccaaagatggataaaAGGGAATGATAAAAAATGTGACTTTTCTTGTatgcaaaaattcaaatgatatgtgggatcttaggataaaaaattagggtatgacaatactttataggaacctctttgaaaatctATGTATTTTGTCTTAAAATGACGTTGTTTGGAaatgattggggagatgagaaaagaaatgtttttttataatttttgtgtttgctAAGACTTTGAGTCTTAtgtctacgtaccaacaaagtgcaatggaagatcaaaacctcatagttcatggtaaaaataacaaaaatatttgTTTCGATTCATTTTAAtgaaaatacattttgtcattttaagaAGAACACTTAACTAGTCACCCATAAGTATGAGAATTTTACATCACCACAAAGAATGACTCAAACTTagataaagatcaacaagtatgtcactagctctcttaggtggaaaagaattatcatcaacactatggggataggagaattatatctcaaccatGAAAATGGCTCGcgtctaaactttgagaaaaaaTTTTAACAGAAAAAatgcacaaagggcacaaaataatttgaatgagtttatgcaattttttaagtcttttgaaatttgtttggatatgcttaagatgtattaacatttattaagaaaaatgttttgaaaatcacttgacaagAGTCAatgtttattgagaaaatggttcaagcttgaaaacaagattttttttgaaatagagagaagattttgaaaattaaagaaggggatgagaagaagagactatcctagagcataaaaAGTAAAAGTTAtggaggaaagatctaaccaagagaaAACAAGCTTCATGACATAAGTCAATcaagaattccctcatttggattaagtCTCAAGCAAGTCAGATAAGGAAAGAATAAATCATGTACCAGATGAAACCATGATAATCaaaccaagtcttcaaaagaagtccaaagtcaaaggtaccagatgaatcccaaggtctcaaatcacaaactctCAAAGGAAAGGTCAAGGTCATAATTataagtccataactccacaacaatgctaaggatagtaaccacaagtccatgaatcaagagaacCAAATTTTTTAGCGGTTTTTCCTTTATTAATTTCTTAAAAAAAGAAGTCCAAATTGACAAAGGaaaaatagcataaacataaataaaataaaaacataaagtaaatgacaaaaggataaagaacataagataaatgacattaaagtaaagtcAAATCCAATAAAATGTTAGTAAGTGATGTTAGTGATAAAAAAGAGAAGATGATTTGTCATTTTTTTTTttgagaacactcaactattcacccacaagtatgaaaatatggacctcTACATCACTTATGAGTAAGGCTCTAATTTGGATAAAATCACCAAGTATCTCATTATCTCTCATAAATGAAAAGGGAACAATATctttcacacaataccatgaggaatatgagacttacaatctcatttatGAAAATGATTTACTTTCGagacaaatttagcgttatgataaacaatcgtaattggacttatatagaaatcacaactatctgagtccggtcaataataatgtttgtgttaatacatgctagagaaatgtTATGTAAATCATTATCCTAAAACTATGCCacacaaaataaataaatagaattaatCAAACAAAAAGGTTAGGCGAGTGATCCATTACATAAATCAATACTTCATTagtacttaggacaaacttatgcatcaatccaaagtactTTAAATGATTCATGATTAATTATGAGatagatttgaaatgatgaaaatTTATAAAAATCATAAATAAAATGGACATAAATCATAAATAAAATGGACGCAAACCATCCcattaatttaaaaaaaaaacgaagAAGAAGAGAATAATAAAAATCATACTCAAATTTGATCAAATGCAGAAGTTAAGATACCCTAGTAATTACTAATAGTTACTAATAGGATATCTCCTATAGAAAAGTTGTTGACAGTATCTCATTAAACATGAAATAATATTGGTTTTATGTTTGAAGAGGTCTTTTCCCCTATACCTCCGCCATAAATTGTTTAAGGACATGTTTATAGGATACCCCCTCACAATCCTTTGATACGAGCTCTGGTAAACGTAAAAAATGATACGTTTGCTTAACTTCTCCATCCATATTAAGTTTGTAGTTGTAGCTTTCTTTTTAACATAGGCAAAAACTTCTTGACGTCTTACAAAATGATTGATTACATCTATTATGTGATTTTGGTGAAATTTATTGAAGCTTAGTGATTTCCATGTATGCCTGTAAAAAGAGGTTCCATGCATTTAAGTTAGAATTTTGTCTGCAATGTCCAGATCTGGTCCATAGTGAAGCTTGTATCCACTCCTTTAGTTGCTCCTGCTGTGTTTGGAGGCATTTTGTTGGGCTATGTGATGTATGATTGCACACATTACTACTTGCATCATGGCCAACCGAAGAGTGATGTTCCCCGTAGTCTCAAGGTATAACCACTTTCCCTTCTTTAAATGTGGCAACAATCAATTTGTGATTCTTCTCTAAACTCTGTTGCCTGTGCACAATTCTTTCTCTTTTAACTTCTTCCTACTCTACAACATTCTACTGCCACTGCCACTGCCATTGTTAAGCATAACGTTTGATAGTATGAAAGGAAATATATGAACATCCACATATGCATACAATCCTTATTCTTCACCTAATAATAACTCAACTTCTAAACACATTTAACTTAACCCATATTTGTAACATTGGAAATTTGATCTAGAATCCTAACCATAACTAGCCCTTTGATCTTTTCTTCTTCTTACTTATCTATTGGCATTGGAGGGATACTCTGCTCATGCCTAAAGAAATTAGATGGATCAACTTCAGTTTTCACCTTTACTAACCTGTTGAAGTTACCCTTAAAATACCTATAACCCCAAGAAGAAGCAAGTGAAAAGCTTGTACTATTCTTGCTGTTCATCCCTATATCCAAATCTCTATAGCTCACATAGTTTTCCCTCGGATGTTTTGATGCATATGGTGTCATAAATGCGTAAAATTTCCTCATCCACCTCATATGTTTTGCCATATTCTTTTCTCCATCAATCCATCCTGTTACATACTGAATTTTATAAAGTGTCCCCTTTCTGTGAGCGAAAGGTGTTGCTGACTCAGCAATCTTACTCATCTCTCCTCCATAGGGGTTCCAAATCATTAAAGGCCCATCCTCCTGAAGAAATTTTTTCCATAAAGAATTGAGGGAATTTTCGGGAATCACTTGTCTTACAAAATCTGACTTTGCTTTGAAGTAAGCCTTGGATGTTGGTTTTCCTTGGAGCAGAATTTCTGGAGGTGTTTCATTTGGATATCCAGCTATATAAAGAACCGATTTGATCCAACTGGTTTCCAAGCAATCCTTTTCTGTTAAACCTAATTCTGAAAAACTGTGTTTCATAACTCTGAGAAGTTTATTAGCTTCACCGAGAAATAGAGCATTGTAAGAAGTAGTTACTGTTCTTTGACCTGGAACAGTACTATTTCCTGGCTGAATCATGACTCTGATGAAAAGATTCTCATCGATATTCGGTGCTACTTGTTGCCATCTATGGAGAAGTTTGTTTCCTCCTTGTTCTAGGCTTTTTTTTACGGTGAAAACCGTCACAGTTTGTGGCACAGGAACCAACTTGATATTCCACCAGAGAATAACTCCGAAGCTTCCTCCTCCACCTCCTCTTATGGCCCTAAATAAGTCTTCTCCCATTGCTTTTCTGTCGAGAATTTTTCCGTTAGCATCGACAATTCGAGCGTCGACGACGTTGTCAACACCGAGGCCATACTTTCTCATCATAGAACCGTAAGCACCCCCGGTAATGTGGCCGCGGATACTTAAGGATGTACAAAGGCCTGCAGGGAAACCATGGACTGCACTTTTCTCCGAAATTCTGTAATAGACTTCACCAATAGTCGCACCGGCTTGAATCCAAGCGGTGTTATGTGGAATATCAACATTGATTTCGCGCAGTTTAACCAGGTCTAAGATCATGAACGGTTTCTCAATAAGGGAAACGAAAGAAAGTCCTTCATAATCGTGCCCTCCGCTGCGCACTCTCATATGAATACCATGCTGTTTTGCACATATTACAGCTGCTTGAACCTGTGAGTCGTGGAATGGAGTGAATACGAAAACTGGTTTCGGCACGGAAGGCAACAAATACCTTAGATTTTGAGCAGTGGATTCAAGGATTGAAGTGTAGGACTTATTGGTAGAGGAGTAGATTGCAGATGGAAAttggtttgaagaatttgaaTGAAGTGATAAACAATTATTGAAAGTTTTTTCAAGTGCAACATGTAAGAGTGCAACATGTAACAGAACAACAAAAGTTGCTAAGAGGGACATCATAGGATGCAtgttttctttttctcttgtGTTGTGATAAAATGTTTCTCTAGCTTGTTAATGTGTTAGTTCTATGTTAGTAGTTGAGGACATATTTAGCAAAAAGATAAATATGGAAAAATCAAATTACTCTAATGAGTAATAATAgaaagaatttttttttgaagGCTTATAACTATGTTGAAATTTTGTCCTCTGAATTTATAGCACGTAGAATAgtatttaaattaaaaataaattttttagTTACAACACAATACATGCAATATAAAATGTAGCAAAGTTAGCTTTCTCATacaaaaattaaattttttcATCTTTAAATACTTAATCTCTTTTTAAACACATTCAGATCCACACGCCGATTGATATAGAACAAAGTCTTATGATTCTTCTTTCCCTTGTACCTCAGTTGCATCTGCTGTAACAATTGTGTAACCGTCATTGACGAAATCAATAACATATTGGACTGCAAGTGCAGCTGAATCATCCATCGACTCCCATTCTTTCCATCAAAGACGGGAAAGTTTATGTTTAAGCTACCGTTTTCATCTTTCATCTTCGTTCTTGTGCATATTCACTCAAAAACTCACTAACACTTGTGTTTTCCAATCCCCCAGAATTAAGAAATATGATTATATTTCGATTCAGATCTTCAATTCACTATGAATTGAATGAGTAGAATCAATCATACACGCCTCACGTACACTCGTATTTCCCGTTCCTGAATCTGAATCGGAGCTCTAGATATCAATTGTTGGTGCACATGATTAAATATGAAGAATATGATGgaagagagaagagagagaaacATGATATATTACTAAGTTTCTCTAATAGAATTGGAATTGATTACAAAATGAATTCTGTTTAAAACTAAAAACAAAGTTCAGTATATATACAATCAGAGTCTCTAAATGAAATGCAAATTCAGACTTTAAATGCAAATGAAAATGAATTACAAGAATCACAATTAATCATCATGTATCATATTGTCATCATATTATCCAACTAATTCCAACATAGACAATTGTTTATATGAACTAAAACTGAAATAATTAAATTAACTTTCAAAACACATATGCTTAAGTTCTTACCATGTAAAATTCCTGCATATGAAGGAGTAATATTTTGCATATCATGTAAAATGGAAAAGATGTGAGATTGTGAGGTTAAGACTGTTGAATTGTAATTGCTTGTGTCGAAACAGGTTATTCGACAGAGCAacgaagtgtcgaaccacctagtgtgttgagttgtgttagtgtgcCGAAGTATCGAAGCATGTTGTTTCACACATGATTTCAACTTAGGTCgattttagtagtgttagctattttgggctttggcttgaggtccaagttaacctaaacCTATAAATcgagggagtaacccttattcttgtaatgaagtgaatagagtattcataacattgtaattcacagtattttgcagttgtaaagtgaataagaagttttccacagtttaTGGACAGAGAGAAATCTGCAGAATTTAATTCTTCTACTCTTTCACCGTTCTTTACTTTCTTtatttctccattgttcttctttTTTCATTGTTATTATGTGGGTGATAACAATATTGCTCATCAAGATTGATTTAAATTCTCCATAGATTGTGagggatttccaacatctggtatcatGAGCCCTGGTTCGAGAAATGAATCGGCTTACTTCTATCAAAAGTCAATGGCgccagtgtggtgaataagaaacatTCCATTGAAGAGTGTTAACATCgccagtgtggtgaataagaaaccTTTCGCGCggtacaagagtttgtggaagtaagtagagctttcacttgagggggagcattgtggaatcacacttgagggggagtgttgagaatttatcaagtgtgagtagtgtgggtaatagtcccacattggttggaaatatggagacttgagcatttataagtgagggaacccactcacctatcatcttaagattttgggtgaacatgtggtgtgtctctcataaaggtgttgctctaaaagaAGAAGCCTCACAATGTTCCCTAGTAAAAAACTCCCCCAATAAATAGTATCAGAGCTTggtttaatcgattcgtgggaagaagatcaccatggcaacgaatcatctAAACGAGCATTTTTCAGCAAATCCTTCGTTTCTtaagaacaacaattatgagaattggtgcgagcagataaaggttgtgttctattatcaagatctttgggatcttgtgaatgaaggagtagcaacgcttgtAGAAGacgcgacagatcaagaaaaggttgcacataaagaattgaagaagaaagattataaagctctctttataatccatcaatatgttgatgcatataactttgaaaaggttGGTGATGCAGAGTCAAcaaaagaagcatgggaaattctgtAGATATCATTTAGAGGTgcagagaaggtgaaagaggtgaggttacaaactcacaaaaggacgtatgaattgccttagatggaagacaatgaaagcataactgatttcttcaccaaggttacgaaactggtgaatcaaatcaaggtatgtggagaagtgttgacatcaagatcttttattggaaagatcttgaggtcgttggctccaaagtttgaccacgtggtagtagccatagaagagtcgaaggatttgtcaaaactgacaaaggaagagcttcaagggacgcttgaatctcatgaacaaagaatggctgaaagagttgcaggaaagtcgaagagtgatatgaCTTTGTAGGcgcaatcaacaaaagaaaggaaaggaaaaggaagctgaaatggcaacaaaggcagaggaggctaCAATAATTTGACTGGtcaaaatcagcaagaaggaaattggtcgaatcagagaaaaccctggaaccatggcaaccaaagaggtggtattacaggtagaggaagaggtggtggtcaaaagccagacaagagtcacattcagtgttacaattgtcaaaggtatggttactattctagtgattgtccagaaaagcagaagaatcaagaaacttatgctAAGCTGGCaaaacatgaagaaaaagagacgttgttgatggttacaataagagatgaagagagattcgaggaccagtggtacttggactcaggatgctcatcaaacatgtctggaaggaaagattggttttACAAAATAAAGCCCttaatgaagaacatggtgaaatttgcaaatgacaacactctagcagctgaaagtgttggtgatgttctgattatgaggaaagatggcaagaggtcagtaatttcaaatgtgttgtacataccaggcatgaagagcaattttCTCAGCATAGAGCGGTTAGTTaaaaagaactacaaggtgtcgatcaaagacaagatgatgagagttctagGCTCAAATtgaaggttgatcttgaaggctccaatgtctcagaatagattcttcaagattgaactaaatgtgatgaAGCATAAATTCCTTGCAACAACAGCCAATAAAGATAAATGaatatggcattatagacttggccatctcaatttaAAAGACATCaaagatttgaagagaagaaatatggtttcaggattatcagaaattgacattccaaacgaagtgtgtgaagaatgtaTGCATACGAAACCACACAAGAACAACTTCAataaggatgcaggaagcaagtcgaaggaaattcttgaagtcatatactctgatgcatgtggtcctctccaggtggattcgattaAAGGTAACACATACTTTGTTACgttcatagatgatttcagtcaaaaactatggtcttacctgatcaagaagaaaagtgaagtgatcgaggtattttccaagtttaaattTATGGTTGAAAGATAGAGCGGTTGAAAGACAGAgtggtcgaaagacagagcggtcgaaagataaagattttgaggactggtggtggtggagaatatgtgtcaaaCGATTTCGATGCATTATatgtgaaagaagggattgtgcatgaggtggttcCATCCTACACTCCACATCAAAATGGATTCGAAAAAAGGAAGAATATAATTgtcatgaatatggttagaagtatgttgaatGTCAAGCATCTACTCAAAGAATTATGTGGAGAAGTTGTGTCGATTGtgacatatatcctgaacagatgtccgacaAAGAAGCTAGAAGGAGTCACGCCAAACGAATGTTGGTCTGGTatcaagcctagcttgagtcatctgaaggtgtttggatctatatcacataaacatttatcatatcagttgagaagaaaacttgatgacgAGTCAaatcagatgatcctgataggatatcattcgactggaggatacaagttgttcgacctagtgaataagcaagtagtgattaatagggacgtgatcatagatgagcttagGGAGTGGGATTGGAAtgagaatgttaagaaggattcagtgagaatcttttatgatgaaccagctagtaaagtcaaaagagaagtttgacaggaag from Lathyrus oleraceus cultivar Zhongwan6 chromosome 7, CAAS_Psat_ZW6_1.0, whole genome shotgun sequence encodes the following:
- the LOC127108508 gene encoding berberine bridge enzyme-like 15 isoform X2 — translated: MHPMMSLLATFVVLLHVALLHVALEKTFNNCLSLHSNSSNQFPSAIYSSTNKSYTSILESTAQNLRYLLPSVPKPVFVFTPFHDSQVQAAVICAKQHGIHMRVRSGGHDYEGLSFVSLIEKPFMILDLVKLREINVDIPHNTAWIQAGATIGEVYYRISEKSAVHGFPAGLCTSLSIRGHITGGAYGSMMRKYGLGVDNVVDARIVDANGKILDRKAMGEDLFRAIRGGGGGSFGVILWWNIKLVPVPQTVTVFTVKKSLEQGGNKLLHRWQQVAPNIDENLFIRVMIQPGNSTVPGQRTVTTSYNALFLGEANKLLRVMKHSFSELGLTGKDCLETSWIKSVLYIAGYPNGTPPEILLQGKPTSKAYFKAKSDFVRQVIPENSLNSLWKNFLQEEGPFMIWNPYGGKMSKIAESATPFPHRKGTLYKIQYLTGWIDGEKNLAKHMRWMRKFYAFMTPYASKYPRENYVNYRDLDIGMNKKNSTSFSLASSWGYRYFKGNFNRLVKVKTEVDPSNFFRHEQSIPPMPIDK